In a single window of the Pedococcus dokdonensis genome:
- a CDS encoding NADPH:quinone oxidoreductase family protein, with product MRTWQVAMLGEAADVLEQVELPPPVVQPGHLRVRVLATALNFPDVLMVRGHYQVRPDLPFTPGVEVCGEVLELGPGVAGHAVGDRVIGTAAVPNGGLAAQCLMPASGAFAAPPSMGDAEASALTIGHQTAYVGLVRRAALEAGETLLVHAAAGGVGTAAVQVGKALGARVVAVVGSPAKVDAARAAGADVVVDRSAGDLVALLKDALGRQGADVVFDPVGGDAYDASTKVVAFEGRIVVVGFTSGTIPAPALNHALVKNYAVLGLHWGLYLERDRAVATAAHEQLVAWADAGLVRPVVSERVPFDDAPGALARLAAGESTGRLVVLGAR from the coding sequence ATGAGGACCTGGCAGGTCGCGATGCTGGGTGAGGCCGCTGACGTGCTGGAGCAGGTCGAGCTGCCGCCACCAGTGGTGCAGCCCGGGCACCTGCGCGTGCGGGTGCTGGCCACTGCCCTCAACTTCCCCGACGTGCTGATGGTGCGCGGTCACTACCAGGTGCGCCCCGACCTGCCGTTCACGCCGGGCGTCGAGGTCTGTGGTGAGGTGCTCGAGCTCGGTCCCGGTGTCGCCGGGCACGCGGTCGGTGACCGGGTCATCGGCACGGCGGCCGTGCCGAACGGTGGGCTGGCCGCGCAGTGCCTGATGCCGGCGAGCGGCGCCTTCGCGGCGCCGCCGTCGATGGGCGACGCGGAGGCGAGCGCACTCACGATCGGCCACCAGACGGCATACGTCGGGCTGGTCCGCCGGGCCGCGCTCGAGGCGGGGGAGACCCTGCTCGTGCACGCAGCGGCCGGTGGGGTCGGCACCGCAGCCGTCCAGGTGGGCAAGGCACTCGGCGCCCGGGTGGTGGCCGTCGTCGGGAGCCCGGCCAAGGTCGACGCGGCGCGGGCCGCCGGAGCCGACGTGGTCGTCGACCGGTCGGCGGGTGACCTGGTCGCCCTCCTCAAGGACGCGCTGGGTCGCCAGGGGGCGGACGTCGTGTTCGACCCGGTGGGCGGCGACGCCTACGACGCGTCGACCAAGGTGGTGGCCTTCGAGGGCCGGATCGTGGTGGTCGGGTTCACCAGCGGCACGATCCCGGCTCCCGCGCTCAACCACGCCCTGGTCAAGAACTACGCGGTCCTCGGGCTGCACTGGGGGCTGTACCTCGAGCGCGACCGGGCCGTCGCGACGGCCGCGCACGAGCAGCTCGTCGCGTGGGCCGACGCCGGCCTGGTGCGCCCGGTCGTTTCCGAGCGGGTGCCCTTCGACGACGCGCCCGGGGCCCTCGCTCGGCTCGCGGCCGGGGAGAGCACCGGGCGGCTGGTCGTCCTCGGCGCCCGCTGA
- a CDS encoding TetR/AcrR family transcriptional regulator, with product MSTPARPLEPVADTAHRLLEAAAEAFADRGFHATTTRDIASRAGLSPAGVYVHFASKEELLYQLSLEGHVAARDMLRSAADGASSPTEALRAIMARFATWHAEHFRVARIVQYEFANLTPEHRDAVLGLRKQIDAVVRDVVTSGVASGEFTVDDVPDTTLALMSMAVDVARWYDPEIKRTPEAIGAAYADLGVRLVTAR from the coding sequence ATGTCGACCCCCGCGCGCCCCCTCGAGCCGGTGGCGGACACGGCCCACCGGCTGCTCGAAGCGGCGGCCGAGGCGTTCGCCGACCGCGGCTTCCACGCCACCACGACGCGCGACATCGCCTCCCGGGCCGGGCTCTCCCCCGCCGGCGTCTACGTGCACTTCGCGTCCAAGGAGGAGCTGCTCTACCAGCTCAGCCTCGAAGGCCACGTGGCCGCCCGCGACATGCTGCGATCCGCCGCCGACGGCGCCTCCTCGCCCACCGAGGCACTGCGGGCGATCATGGCCCGGTTCGCCACCTGGCACGCCGAGCACTTCCGCGTCGCCCGGATCGTGCAGTACGAGTTCGCCAACCTGACACCCGAGCACCGCGACGCGGTGCTCGGCCTGCGCAAGCAGATCGACGCCGTGGTGCGCGATGTGGTGACCTCCGGCGTGGCCAGCGGAGAGTTCACGGTCGACGACGTCCCCGACACCACGCTGGCCCTGATGTCGATGGCCGTCGACGTCGCCCGCTGGTACGACCCCGAGATCAAGCGCACCCCCGAGGCGATCGGCGCCGCCTACGCCGACCTCGGCGTCCGCCTCGTCACGGCCCGCTGA
- a CDS encoding ArsR/SmtB family transcription factor has protein sequence MEHDQLSTTFAALADPTRRAILERLAGGDATVGELAEPFAMSLPAISKHLSVLERAGLVAKDRDGQRRNCRITATPLKSATSWLEEYRRHWEANLDNLDAYLNTLQQQRLQQPRTPQPRTQGTARPTTIPGLDPGTHEEKQS, from the coding sequence GTGGAGCACGACCAGCTCAGCACCACGTTCGCCGCCCTGGCGGACCCGACCCGACGCGCCATCCTCGAACGGCTCGCCGGCGGGGACGCCACGGTCGGGGAGCTCGCCGAGCCGTTCGCCATGAGCCTGCCGGCCATCTCGAAGCACCTCTCGGTGCTCGAGCGCGCCGGGCTGGTCGCCAAGGACCGGGACGGCCAGCGGCGCAACTGCCGCATCACCGCCACCCCGCTCAAGAGCGCGACGTCGTGGCTCGAGGAGTACCGCCGCCACTGGGAGGCCAACCTCGACAACCTCGACGCCTACCTCAACACCCTTCAACAGCAACGCCTCCAACAACCGCGCACCCCACAACCGCGCACCCAGGGGACCGCACGCCCCACCACCATCCCCGGGCTCGACCCGGGCACCCACGAGGAGAAGCAGTCATGA
- the glgX gene encoding glycogen debranching protein GlgX produces the protein MEIWPGKSYPLGATYDGTGVNFALFSEVAQKVELCLIDDAGEETRVELPEVDGFVWHAYLPGVQPGQRYGYRVHGPYNPAEGHRCNPNKLLIDPYAKAIDGQPDGDQSLFSYDFGDPSDDPAKANVEDSLGHTMLSVVINPFFDWGQDRAPRHEYHNSVIYEAHVKGLTETHPDIPDDIRGTYAGIAHPVTIEHLRKLGVTAIELMPVHQFVNDFTLRDQGLSNYWGYNTIGFLAPHNGYAAYGTRGEQVAEFKGMVKALHEAGIEVILDVVYNHTAEGNQLGPTICFRGIDNAAYYRLVDDDKAHYYDTTGTGNSLLMRHPHVLQLIMDSLRYWVTEMHVDGFRFDLAATLARQFHEVDKLSAFFDLVQQDPVVSQVKLIAEPWDVGDGGYQVGNFPPLWTEWNGKYRDTVRDFWRGESATLGEFASRITGSSDLYEHSGRKPIASINFVTAHDGFTLRDLVSYNEKHNDANGEDGNDGESHNRSWNCGVEGPTKDKKVNALRLRQQRNLLTTLLLSQGVPMILHGDELGRSQGGNNNGYCQDNEISWIDWDLDQDQLDLIAFTQRLVALRREHPVFRRRRFFAGSADHGGESAVGDIAWFEPSGGHMDEESWDNGYARSMMVFLNGQAIPEPDTRGQQTLDDHFLVIFNGHDDRLPFVLPGAEYGERWVTELDTSAQEVPATEYEPDAEVTAEGRSVVVLRCPRPVPSGAPAGAVVARR, from the coding sequence ATGGAAATCTGGCCCGGCAAGTCCTATCCCCTCGGCGCGACCTACGACGGCACCGGGGTGAACTTCGCGCTCTTCTCCGAGGTCGCTCAGAAGGTCGAGCTCTGCCTCATCGACGACGCCGGCGAGGAGACCAGGGTCGAGCTGCCCGAGGTCGACGGGTTCGTCTGGCACGCCTACCTGCCGGGGGTGCAACCGGGCCAGCGCTACGGCTACCGCGTGCACGGCCCGTACAACCCGGCCGAGGGCCACCGCTGCAACCCCAACAAGCTCCTGATCGACCCCTATGCCAAGGCGATCGACGGTCAGCCGGACGGCGACCAGTCGCTGTTCTCCTACGACTTCGGCGACCCGAGCGACGACCCGGCCAAGGCCAACGTCGAGGACAGCCTCGGCCACACCATGCTGTCCGTGGTCATCAACCCGTTCTTCGACTGGGGCCAGGACCGGGCGCCGCGACACGAGTACCACAACAGCGTGATCTACGAGGCCCACGTGAAGGGTCTCACCGAGACCCACCCCGACATCCCCGACGACATCCGCGGCACGTACGCCGGGATCGCACACCCCGTCACCATCGAGCACCTGCGCAAGCTCGGCGTGACCGCCATCGAGCTGATGCCGGTGCACCAGTTCGTCAACGACTTCACCCTGCGCGACCAGGGCCTGTCGAACTACTGGGGCTACAACACGATCGGGTTCCTCGCGCCACACAACGGCTACGCGGCATACGGCACGCGCGGTGAACAGGTGGCCGAGTTCAAGGGGATGGTCAAGGCGCTCCACGAGGCCGGCATCGAGGTCATCCTCGACGTGGTCTACAACCACACCGCCGAGGGCAACCAGCTCGGCCCCACGATCTGCTTCCGCGGGATCGACAACGCCGCCTACTACCGGCTGGTCGACGACGACAAGGCGCACTACTACGACACCACCGGCACCGGGAACAGCCTGCTCATGCGGCACCCCCACGTGCTCCAGCTGATCATGGACTCGCTGCGCTACTGGGTCACCGAGATGCACGTCGACGGGTTCCGGTTCGACCTCGCCGCGACGCTGGCCCGCCAGTTCCACGAGGTCGACAAGCTGTCGGCGTTCTTCGACCTGGTGCAGCAGGACCCGGTCGTCAGCCAGGTCAAGCTGATCGCCGAGCCCTGGGACGTCGGCGACGGCGGCTACCAGGTCGGCAACTTCCCGCCGCTGTGGACCGAGTGGAACGGCAAGTACCGCGACACCGTCCGCGACTTCTGGCGGGGTGAGAGCGCGACCCTGGGCGAGTTCGCCTCGCGCATCACCGGATCCAGCGACCTCTACGAGCACAGCGGCCGCAAGCCCATCGCGTCGATCAACTTCGTCACCGCGCACGACGGCTTCACGTTGCGGGACCTGGTGTCCTACAACGAGAAGCACAACGACGCGAACGGTGAGGACGGCAACGACGGCGAGAGCCACAACCGCTCATGGAACTGCGGTGTCGAGGGGCCCACGAAGGACAAGAAGGTCAACGCCCTGCGGCTCCGGCAGCAGCGCAACCTCCTCACGACGCTGTTGCTGTCGCAGGGTGTGCCGATGATCCTGCACGGCGACGAGCTCGGCCGCAGCCAGGGCGGCAACAACAACGGCTACTGCCAGGACAACGAGATCTCGTGGATCGACTGGGACCTCGACCAGGACCAGCTCGACCTCATCGCCTTCACGCAGCGGCTGGTCGCCCTGCGCCGCGAGCACCCGGTCTTCCGACGCCGCCGGTTCTTCGCCGGTTCGGCCGACCACGGTGGCGAGAGCGCGGTCGGCGACATCGCGTGGTTCGAGCCGAGCGGTGGCCACATGGACGAGGAGTCCTGGGACAACGGCTATGCGCGCTCGATGATGGTCTTCCTCAACGGGCAGGCCATCCCCGAGCCGGACACCCGCGGTCAGCAGACGCTCGACGACCACTTCCTGGTGATCTTCAACGGTCACGACGACCGGCTGCCGTTCGTCCTGCCGGGTGCCGAGTACGGCGAGCGCTGGGTGACCGAGCTCGACACCTCGGCCCAGGAGGTCCCGGCCACGGAGTACGAGCCCGACGCGGAGGTGACGGCGGAGGGGCGCAGCGTCGTGGTGCTCCGGTGCCCGCGCCCGGTGCCCTCGGGTGCTCCCGCGGGGGCCGTCGTCGCCCGCCGATGA
- the treY gene encoding malto-oligosyltrehalose synthase, producing the protein MSEPQPGLSGGATPHRPSSARAVPTATYRLQVQPAFTFSDAAAQADYLAALGVSHAYLSPVLAPAPGSTHGYDVVSHEFLNEEAGGAEGFDALSTALRDAGLRMVVDVVPNHMTTPTPASLNHPWWFVLRDGRESDHAHWFDVDWDAEDGRVLVPVLGQSLDAVLASGELAVEGGGGPHGDETVLRYFDHVFPVRPGTEGLDLPDLVAAQHYRLCDWREGGTRLNYRRFFDVTTLAAVRVEDPDVFHHTHRLLLEEFDAGTIDGFRIDHPDGLADPRGYLARLADATGDAWVVAEKILEGQEQLPDDWRCAGTTGYDTLLRVQQVFVDPAAEGPLTDLLTELVGQEQDLAELVRGAKEQVVEQVQAAEVNRLLRLLARIVPDEDQESLRRGLGALLVAMDRYRAYLVPGQPADHDQLQVLAHAEARAAAIAADADQDAVGIVALLAEGTPLHELDEAAEAVHREFMVRFQQTCGPVMAKGIEDTAFYRYARLTGLNEVGGDPGHLGLDPAGLHAFATRQLATWPTTMTTLSTHDTKRSEDVRARLSVVAELPGEWADWVRRTRELAAPHRGVNLDAATEYLLLQAAVGAWPIDTDRLQSYATKAIREAKQHTTWVDPDEAYEGDVAAFVAALTTEPALVSQLARWVDRASVAARETTLGQKLLQLVLPGVPDVYQGTELVDLSLVDPDNRRPVDYADRRDRLARLDAGEPPDDLAAEKLLVTSRALRLRRDHPEWFTGRHATYAAVPASTPHALAVGRGDEDGVQVVAVVTRLGEQLRRDGGWGSATLALPEGEWVDLLRDRPVGRHGDGTSALGDLLRDLPVALLVRHGSLGGHMNADPR; encoded by the coding sequence ATGAGCGAGCCGCAGCCCGGTCTGTCGGGTGGTGCCACCCCGCACCGCCCGTCGTCGGCACGCGCGGTGCCCACCGCGACCTACCGGCTGCAGGTGCAGCCCGCCTTCACGTTCAGCGACGCTGCGGCTCAGGCGGACTACCTTGCGGCACTGGGGGTCTCGCACGCCTACCTCTCGCCGGTGCTGGCTCCGGCGCCGGGGTCGACCCACGGCTACGACGTCGTCAGCCATGAGTTCCTCAACGAGGAGGCGGGCGGCGCCGAGGGCTTCGACGCCCTGTCGACCGCGCTGCGGGACGCCGGGCTGCGGATGGTCGTCGACGTGGTGCCCAACCACATGACCACGCCGACCCCCGCGTCGCTCAACCACCCCTGGTGGTTCGTGCTGCGGGACGGGCGCGAGTCCGACCACGCGCACTGGTTCGACGTGGACTGGGACGCCGAGGACGGCCGGGTGCTGGTGCCCGTGCTCGGCCAGTCGCTCGACGCGGTACTGGCCTCGGGTGAGCTTGCCGTCGAGGGCGGTGGGGGACCACACGGCGACGAGACCGTCCTGCGCTACTTCGACCACGTCTTCCCGGTGCGGCCGGGGACGGAGGGCCTCGACCTCCCGGATCTCGTTGCGGCGCAGCACTACCGGCTCTGCGACTGGCGTGAGGGCGGCACCCGCCTCAACTACCGCCGCTTCTTCGACGTGACGACGCTCGCGGCCGTGCGGGTCGAGGACCCGGACGTCTTCCACCACACCCACCGCCTGCTGCTCGAGGAGTTCGACGCGGGGACGATCGACGGCTTCCGGATCGACCATCCCGACGGCCTGGCCGACCCGCGCGGCTACCTCGCCCGCCTGGCCGACGCGACCGGTGACGCCTGGGTGGTCGCCGAGAAGATCCTCGAGGGGCAGGAGCAGCTGCCCGACGACTGGCGCTGTGCCGGCACCACCGGCTACGACACGTTGCTCCGCGTCCAGCAGGTCTTTGTCGACCCGGCCGCCGAGGGACCCCTGACCGACCTGCTGACCGAGCTGGTCGGTCAGGAGCAGGACCTCGCCGAGCTGGTCCGAGGCGCCAAGGAGCAGGTCGTCGAGCAGGTGCAGGCGGCCGAGGTCAACCGGCTGCTGCGCCTGCTCGCACGGATCGTGCCCGATGAGGACCAGGAGTCGCTGCGCCGAGGGCTCGGGGCGCTCCTGGTCGCGATGGACCGCTACCGCGCCTACCTCGTGCCGGGTCAGCCGGCCGACCACGACCAGCTCCAGGTGCTCGCCCACGCCGAGGCCCGTGCGGCCGCCATCGCCGCCGACGCCGACCAGGACGCCGTCGGGATCGTCGCGCTGCTGGCCGAGGGCACCCCGCTGCACGAGCTCGACGAGGCGGCGGAAGCGGTGCACCGCGAGTTCATGGTGCGGTTCCAGCAGACCTGTGGCCCGGTGATGGCCAAGGGGATCGAGGACACCGCCTTCTACCGCTACGCCCGGCTCACCGGGCTCAACGAGGTCGGTGGCGACCCCGGCCACCTCGGCCTCGACCCGGCCGGGCTGCACGCCTTCGCGACCCGGCAGCTGGCCACCTGGCCGACGACGATGACGACGCTGAGCACCCACGACACCAAGCGGTCCGAGGACGTCCGTGCCCGGCTCTCGGTCGTCGCCGAGCTGCCGGGGGAGTGGGCCGACTGGGTCCGCCGGACCCGCGAGCTGGCGGCACCCCACCGTGGCGTCAACCTCGATGCCGCCACCGAGTATCTCCTCCTCCAGGCTGCGGTCGGTGCCTGGCCGATCGACACCGACCGGCTGCAGTCCTACGCCACCAAGGCGATCCGCGAGGCGAAGCAGCACACCACCTGGGTCGACCCGGACGAGGCCTACGAGGGCGACGTGGCCGCGTTCGTGGCCGCCCTCACCACCGAGCCGGCGCTCGTCTCGCAGTTGGCCCGCTGGGTCGACCGCGCTTCGGTGGCAGCCCGCGAGACCACCCTCGGTCAGAAGCTGCTCCAGCTCGTGCTGCCCGGGGTGCCCGATGTCTACCAGGGCACCGAGCTCGTCGACCTCTCCCTCGTCGACCCGGACAACCGCCGACCGGTCGACTACGCCGACCGCCGCGACCGGCTGGCCCGCCTCGACGCGGGCGAGCCGCCGGACGACCTGGCCGCCGAGAAGCTCCTCGTCACCTCGCGAGCGCTCAGGCTGCGTCGTGACCACCCCGAGTGGTTCACCGGCCGGCACGCCACGTATGCCGCCGTGCCCGCCTCGACCCCGCACGCACTGGCCGTGGGTCGTGGGGACGAGGACGGTGTGCAGGTGGTCGCCGTCGTCACCCGGCTGGGGGAGCAGCTGCGACGCGACGGTGGCTGGGGCAGCGCCACGCTGGCGCTGCCCGAGGGGGAGTGGGTGGACCTGCTGCGCGACCGGCCGGTCGGGCGTCACGGCGACGGGACCTCCGCACTGGGCGACCTGCTGCGCGACCTTCCGGTGGCCCTGCTGGTGCGGCATGGCAGCCTTGGGGGCCACATGAACGCAGACCCGCGATGA
- a CDS encoding acyl-CoA dehydrogenase family protein: MPRNVYGPDHEAFRSSVREFVERTLKPRAEQMLEVKSVDRDIWKEAGKQGLFGLDIPEEFGGAGAEDYRFNAVAAEEIAGFNFAVSSCFGIHSDVCPPYIVDLGTQEQKERWLPGMANGDLICAIAMTEPSGGSDLAALKTTAVRDGDDWVLNGSKTFITNGYQADLVIVAARTDPSKGAKGITLFMVEGGMEGFSRGRKLDKVGQEEADTSELFFEDVRVPDANRLGEEGLGFIAMMQRLPQERVGAAVANTAHAFQIFRETVQYTKDRKAFGQPVGSFQHNKFKMAELQTKLEVTQAYVDDCIAAHAEGKLTAVDAAKAKWFSAQVQNDVLDECVQLHGGYGFMNEYRVARAWRDARVSKIWAGSNEIMKELIGRDLGL, translated from the coding sequence ATGCCCCGCAATGTCTACGGTCCCGACCACGAGGCCTTCCGCAGCTCGGTCCGCGAGTTCGTCGAGCGGACCCTCAAGCCGCGTGCCGAGCAGATGCTCGAGGTGAAGTCGGTCGACCGTGACATCTGGAAGGAGGCCGGCAAGCAGGGCCTCTTCGGTCTCGACATCCCCGAGGAGTTCGGGGGCGCCGGCGCCGAGGACTACCGGTTCAATGCCGTCGCCGCCGAGGAGATCGCGGGCTTCAACTTCGCGGTGTCGTCCTGCTTCGGGATCCACTCCGATGTCTGCCCGCCCTACATCGTCGACCTCGGCACCCAGGAGCAGAAGGAGCGCTGGCTGCCCGGCATGGCCAACGGCGACCTGATCTGTGCGATCGCGATGACCGAGCCGTCTGGCGGGTCCGACCTCGCGGCCCTCAAGACGACCGCGGTCCGCGACGGCGACGACTGGGTCCTCAATGGCTCGAAGACCTTCATCACCAACGGCTACCAGGCCGACCTCGTCATCGTGGCGGCCCGCACCGACCCGTCCAAGGGCGCCAAGGGCATCACGCTCTTCATGGTCGAGGGCGGCATGGAGGGCTTCAGCCGGGGCCGCAAGCTCGACAAGGTCGGGCAGGAGGAGGCCGACACCTCCGAGCTGTTCTTCGAGGACGTCCGCGTGCCCGACGCCAACCGGCTCGGCGAGGAGGGTCTGGGCTTCATCGCGATGATGCAGCGTCTCCCGCAGGAGCGGGTCGGCGCGGCCGTCGCGAACACCGCGCACGCGTTCCAGATCTTCCGCGAGACGGTGCAGTACACCAAGGACCGCAAGGCGTTCGGCCAGCCGGTCGGCTCGTTCCAGCACAACAAGTTCAAGATGGCCGAGCTGCAGACCAAGCTCGAGGTGACCCAGGCCTACGTCGACGACTGCATCGCGGCGCACGCCGAGGGCAAGCTCACCGCCGTCGACGCCGCCAAGGCCAAGTGGTTCTCGGCTCAGGTCCAGAACGACGTCCTCGACGAGTGCGTCCAGCTGCACGGTGGCTACGGCTTCATGAACGAGTACCGCGTGGCCCGTGCCTGGCGCGACGCCCGGGTCTCGAAGATCTGGGCCGGGTCGAACGAGATCATGAAGGAGCTCATCGGCCGGGACCTGGGTCTCTGA
- a CDS encoding SRPBCC family protein, which produces MSNAAAPTRATVTRDGNELVITRTFAAPAALVYEAMTTPEHVRQWWGAGHGEVTTCEIDLRVGGRWHFAQTTPDGGEVSFSGEYRELDPPGRMVHTEVFDNIQSPESVIESTFTEEDGRTTLTAVITYDSAETVDMVLASGMEGGMNDSYDALEKVAQGLAT; this is translated from the coding sequence ATGAGCAACGCCGCAGCCCCGACCCGCGCCACCGTCACCCGCGACGGCAACGAGCTGGTCATCACCCGCACCTTCGCCGCCCCCGCCGCTCTCGTCTACGAGGCGATGACCACGCCCGAGCACGTCCGCCAGTGGTGGGGGGCCGGCCACGGCGAGGTCACCACCTGCGAGATCGACCTGCGGGTCGGCGGCCGGTGGCACTTCGCGCAGACCACCCCCGACGGCGGGGAGGTGTCGTTCTCCGGCGAGTACCGCGAGCTCGACCCGCCCGGCCGGATGGTGCACACCGAGGTCTTCGACAACATCCAGAGCCCGGAGTCGGTCATCGAGTCCACCTTCACCGAGGAGGATGGCCGCACCACGCTGACCGCGGTCATCACCTACGACTCCGCCGAGACCGTCGACATGGTGCTCGCCTCGGGCATGGAGGGCGGCATGAACGACTCCTACGACGCCCTCGAGAAGGTCGCCCAGGGCCTCGCAACCTGA
- a CDS encoding SDR family oxidoreductase — MGLHDGTVAIVTGASRGIGLGIAQKLVDEGARVVITARKPEALAAAVEQLGGAAKAVGVAGNAADEAHQDEVIRVAHETFGGLDHLVNNTGINPVYGPILDAPLDVARKIMDVNVLAAFSWTQKAVAAGLGAGDRPGAVVNVASIAGLGATGTIGWYAVSKAALIHLTVELAYQLGPSIRVNAVAPAIVKTQFAQALYEGREEKVAAAYPMKRLGAPEDIAGAVSFLLSSDAGWVTGQTLVVDGGVTLGGNL, encoded by the coding sequence ATGGGACTCCACGACGGCACCGTCGCGATCGTCACCGGTGCCTCCCGGGGCATCGGTCTCGGCATCGCCCAGAAGCTCGTCGACGAGGGCGCCCGCGTCGTCATCACGGCGCGCAAGCCCGAGGCGCTGGCCGCTGCCGTCGAGCAGCTGGGTGGCGCGGCCAAGGCGGTCGGAGTGGCCGGCAACGCGGCCGACGAGGCGCACCAGGACGAGGTGATCCGGGTCGCCCACGAGACCTTCGGCGGCCTTGACCACCTGGTCAACAACACCGGGATCAACCCGGTCTACGGGCCGATCCTCGACGCGCCGCTCGACGTCGCCCGCAAGATCATGGACGTCAACGTCCTCGCCGCGTTCTCCTGGACCCAGAAGGCGGTCGCCGCCGGGCTCGGCGCCGGCGACCGACCGGGCGCCGTGGTGAACGTCGCGTCCATCGCCGGACTCGGGGCCACCGGCACGATCGGCTGGTATGCCGTGAGCAAGGCCGCGCTGATCCACCTCACCGTCGAGCTGGCGTACCAGCTGGGACCGTCGATCCGCGTCAACGCGGTGGCGCCGGCCATCGTCAAGACCCAGTTCGCGCAGGCGCTCTACGAGGGCCGCGAGGAGAAGGTCGCCGCCGCCTACCCGATGAAGCGGCTGGGCGCGCCCGAGGACATCGCGGGCGCGGTGTCGTTCCTGTTGTCGTCCGATGCGGGCTGGGTCACCGGTCAGACGCTGGTGGTCGACGGCGGGGTCACGCTCGGCGGCAACCTCTAG
- the fabG gene encoding 3-oxoacyl-ACP reductase FabG translates to MSSSSTQSTDTTHRTQRVAVVTGAARGIGAATALRLAQDGNAVAVLDLDEAACAGTVDAITTAGGRAIAVGVDVSKADQVEAAVARVADELGAPTILVNNAGIIRDNLLFKMSEDDWDAVLGVHLRGAFLMSRAVQAHMSTEKYGRIVNLSSSSALGNRGQANYSAAKAGIQGFTKTLAIELGRFNVTANAVAPGFIQTDMTAATAERIGVSFEDFIAHSAKQIPVGRVGQPEDIAATVSFLCSEEAGFVSGQVIYVAGGPLD, encoded by the coding sequence TTGAGCAGCTCGAGCACCCAGAGCACCGACACCACCCACCGCACCCAGCGCGTCGCCGTCGTCACCGGGGCAGCCCGCGGCATCGGTGCCGCCACGGCCCTGCGGCTGGCCCAGGACGGGAACGCCGTGGCCGTCCTCGACCTCGATGAAGCCGCCTGCGCCGGCACGGTCGACGCGATCACCACCGCGGGCGGTCGGGCGATCGCCGTGGGCGTGGACGTGAGCAAGGCCGACCAGGTCGAGGCGGCCGTCGCCCGCGTTGCCGACGAGCTCGGCGCCCCCACGATCCTGGTCAACAACGCCGGCATCATCCGCGACAACCTCCTCTTCAAGATGAGCGAGGACGACTGGGACGCCGTGCTCGGCGTCCACCTCCGTGGCGCCTTCCTGATGAGCCGAGCGGTGCAGGCGCACATGTCGACCGAGAAGTACGGCCGCATCGTCAACCTGTCGTCGTCCTCGGCGCTGGGCAACCGCGGCCAGGCGAACTACTCGGCGGCCAAGGCCGGCATACAGGGCTTCACCAAGACGCTCGCCATCGAGCTGGGCCGGTTCAACGTGACGGCGAACGCGGTCGCCCCCGGGTTCATCCAGACCGACATGACGGCAGCCACGGCCGAGCGGATCGGGGTGTCCTTCGAGGACTTCATCGCCCACTCAGCCAAGCAGATCCCGGTGGGTCGGGTCGGCCAGCCCGAGGACATCGCGGCCACCGTGTCGTTCCTCTGCTCCGAAGAGGCCGGCTTCGTCTCCGGTCAGGTCATCTACGTCGCCGGCGGCCCGCTCGACTGA